A region of the Longimicrobium sp. genome:
CCTTCAGCAACTGCTGGATACTTGTTTCCAGCACGAGCATGGGGCACCTCCCTTTCTGGCGATTGGGTGTGGTGCCTCATGCTCTTTCTTTTTTGCCGCGTGTCAACGAAAAGCTATGCTATCAGATCCTTCGGCCTGCAAGCGGTTGTGTGGGCGCGGGTTACGGCGTGGGCGGCCTCAGGATGACGTCTTCGGGGAGTGGCATGCCCGTAGAATTGTCCATCTCCGTCCGGCCTTTGCCGTTGTCGGGGGGCGGGCGATGCAGATAAATTCAGCGCTCTCCCCCGCCGCCCCCGCGCTCCCCGGCACCCGCGATGGCCCACGCCCAGACCGCTCCCGGGTTCGACCCGCGCAAGACCATCACCCCCGAGTCGTTCCACGTGGCGCCGCACCTGCTGGGGCTGCCGCTGGCGTCTCCCAGCCGCCGCCTGGCCGCCATCCTGATCGACGTGGTGCTCTGCTCGATCCTGGCCAACAGCGGCAAGGTGGCATTCGCGCTGGGCATTGCCCTGGCGTTCTTCTGGTTCGCGGGACGCAAGCTGGGCAAGGGCGGAGGGTTCTTCTCGCGCTCGGCCCGCGCGGGGTTCCGCGGCGTCGGCGCGCTGATGCTGTTCGTGGCGGCCATCTCCATCTGGAACAGCGCCCGCCAGCGCGTGGCCGGCAACGACGGCGGGGACGAGGAGGGCGGGCAGCAGGCGGCGATGTCGGTGAACGGCGCGCAGCCGAAGCACGTCTCGGTGGGCAGCGTGGTGACCGGGACCGCGGCCGTCGCCGCGCTGACGCACGCCACCGACTCGGCCTCGGCCGCCGTGGCAGCGCGCCACGCCGTGCCGCAGCTGCGCAGGCTGAACATGAATGACGCGGCCATCCGCGAGGCGCTCAGCCAGACGGTGGCGGACCGCCCCGCGCCGGTCCGCGCCGGGGTGATGGCCGCGCTCGCGTCCGCGGACAGCGCGACGGCCGCGGCGGCGGAGACCGAGACGTCGCCGGAAGACTCGGCGGACGCGGCGCTCCGGGCGGACCCGGACTCGCTGGCGGCGCTGTACGTGGCCGCCGTGCACGCCGGCGACACCACCCGCGCGGACGAGCTGCGCCCGAAGCTTGCTTCGGTGATCGCGCACGACTCGCTCGACGCGCTGCGCGGCCAGGTCGGCGAGCTGCGGGAGCAGAGCGAGGGGCTGGAGCGCGACAAGCGCGAGCTGGAGCGGGAGAAGAAGAAGGCCGAAAACCGCGGCCTCCTGTCCATCCTGCTGGAATGGCTGGACGACCTGGGGATCGGAATCGGGTGGACGGGCCTGTACTTCACCGCCTTCATGGCGCTGTGGAAGGGGCAGACGCCGGGAAAGCGGCTGCTGGGGATCCGCGTGCTGCGCCTGGACGGCCTGCCCATGACGCTGTGGGCCAGCTTCGAGCGCTTCGGCGGCTACGCGGCCGGCTTCTTCACCGGCCTGCTCGGCTTCGCCCAGGTGCTGTGGGACCGCAACCGCCAGGCGATCCAGGACAAGATCAGCGAGACGGTGGTGATCCGCGAAACGCGCGGCGTTCCCCTTCCCGTGGCCCCCGCCGCCCGCCCCGCGCCCCCGCGCTGGCCGCCGGCCGGCGTGGGGCACCCCCTGACGGCGAGCGCGCGATGATCCTGAAGTGGACCCAGTGGGTCGACTGGCCCTGGTGGATCTCGGTCTTCTTCGTCCTGGGCGTGCTGGCCACCGTCTGGGCCTTCGCCACCCTGTTCCTGGCGATGGGGCGCCGCCCGCGCCGCCTGACCATCTACGACCGCCCGCCCGCCGGGTCGGCGCGCTTCCTGGAAAGCATCTCCGGGCTGCTGAACGAGCCGCTGCAGAGCGGCGGCACCGCCAAGTTGCTGAACAACGGCGACCAGATCTTCCCCGCCATCCTGCAGGCGCTCGGCGAGGCGCGCCGCACCATCAACTTCATGACCTACATCTGGGAGAAGGGGACGATCTCCGACCAGGTGCTGGAGGTGCTGGTGGAGCGGGCGAAGGCGGGAGTGAAGGTGCGGGTGATGCTGGACGGGATGGGCGCCTGGCGCGCGCCGCACAAGCAGTTCAAGGCGCTGGAGGCCGCGGGCGGGCGGGTGCGCTGGTTCAACCCCTTCCGCTTCGGCAAGCTCACCGCCTTCTACCGCCGCAACCACCGCCGGGCCATCGTGGTGGACGGGAAGGTGGCGTTCACCGGCGGCGCCTCGGTGGGCGACAAGTGGCTGGGGAACGCGCAGGACCGCGACCACTGGCGCGACATCATGATCGAGGTGCGCGGGTGCCTGGCGGTGAACCTCCAGAGCGCCTTCACGCAGCTGTGGGCCAACAGCACCGGCGAGATCCTGATCGGCGAGGACCACTTCCCCGGCACCGAGGAGGCCGGGACGGCGCCCGGCGCCGAGGGGATCTCGCGCCACATCACCGTCATCAGCTCGCCGGCCGAAGGGTCGCACCCGCTGCGGCTGTTCTACTGGACCACCCTGTCGTGCGCCCGGCAGAGCATCCTCCTGACCTCGGCGTACTTCGTTCCCGACCGCGACATCCGCCGCGCGCTGGCCGAGCGGGCGCGCGCCGGGGTGGACGTGCGGCTGCTCCTTCCCAACAAGTACACGGACGTGAAGATCGTCCGCCTGGCCGGCCACTTCTACTTCCGAGGGCTGCTGGAGGCGGGGGTCCGGATCTACGAGTACCAGACCACCATGATGCACACCAAGGCGCTGGTAGTCGACGGCATCTGGGGCGTGGTGGGCTCGGCCAACATGGACATCCGCAGCAAGGAGCTGA
Encoded here:
- a CDS encoding RDD family protein, producing the protein MAHAQTAPGFDPRKTITPESFHVAPHLLGLPLASPSRRLAAILIDVVLCSILANSGKVAFALGIALAFFWFAGRKLGKGGGFFSRSARAGFRGVGALMLFVAAISIWNSARQRVAGNDGGDEEGGQQAAMSVNGAQPKHVSVGSVVTGTAAVAALTHATDSASAAVAARHAVPQLRRLNMNDAAIREALSQTVADRPAPVRAGVMAALASADSATAAAAETETSPEDSADAALRADPDSLAALYVAAVHAGDTTRADELRPKLASVIAHDSLDALRGQVGELREQSEGLERDKRELEREKKKAENRGLLSILLEWLDDLGIGIGWTGLYFTAFMALWKGQTPGKRLLGIRVLRLDGLPMTLWASFERFGGYAAGFFTGLLGFAQVLWDRNRQAIQDKISETVVIRETRGVPLPVAPAARPAPPRWPPAGVGHPLTASAR
- a CDS encoding phospholipase D-like domain-containing protein, whose product is MILKWTQWVDWPWWISVFFVLGVLATVWAFATLFLAMGRRPRRLTIYDRPPAGSARFLESISGLLNEPLQSGGTAKLLNNGDQIFPAILQALGEARRTINFMTYIWEKGTISDQVLEVLVERAKAGVKVRVMLDGMGAWRAPHKQFKALEAAGGRVRWFNPFRFGKLTAFYRRNHRRAIVVDGKVAFTGGASVGDKWLGNAQDRDHWRDIMIEVRGCLAVNLQSAFTQLWANSTGEILIGEDHFPGTEEAGTAPGAEGISRHITVISSPAEGSHPLRLFYWTTLSCARQSILLTSAYFVPDRDIRRALAERARAGVDVRLLLPNKYTDVKIVRLAGHFYFRGLLEAGVRIYEYQTTMMHTKALVVDGIWGVVGSANMDIRSKELNQEAVIGVADRGFATELTDTFHADLAQSTEIRLKEWKRRPILSRALERIVVLFEEQY